The sequence CGTGCCCCCCAGTTGGGGCTGAACGGCGTGCCACTCTTCGGCGATCGTCGCCGCCGCGTATTCTCCCGCGCTGTTGCGCGAGGCGGACAGGAACACGCCCAGCTCGTTCTTCTTCATGTCGCGATAGACGGTCAGCCAGCTGCTGCCATTCGGCGCCGGGAACATGAAACTGAGATAGCCCTGCCGCGCGGGACGGGGAATCGGTTGGTCGGGGTCGTCGAGCTTCAGCACGGCGAGGAACTCTTTCCAGAACTGCTGGCGCTTTGCCGCCAGTTCCGCCTGGTCGGGGTCCAGCACCTCGGTGTTTTCGTCCTCGGAGGCGAGGTCAGCCACGGCCATACCTTCCGGCACGGCGACGACCTGACGGACGATATTGACCGTCCGCGCCAGCACGCGCGGCGTGACCAGACGGCTTCCATCGGGAAGAACGAAGATGGGGAGTTCGACCAGACCGAAGGAGAAGTGAAGGCCGGCGTGCCGCTGAAGATACTCGGAGATGGCTTCGACCCCTTCGCGAATGCCGTCGCCGACGATGAGCAAGAGGAACCGCCCCCGCCGCAGATTGGAACTCAAGGCGTCGTTGAAGGCGATTTCGTCCACCTCAGGGGCGACCTCGCGCACCTTCTGCAGAAGGATGTTGCCGGTTGTCCGCAGCCTTACATTCGTTTCGCGCTGAAGGTCGGACTGGGTCCAGCGGCTGAGCTCCTTGGCGTAGTCGAGTATCTGGCCGACGACCTCGCGCCGCCCTTCGGGATTGCGCCACAGCTTGCATTCCACCAGCACCGGCAGGCCGCCCGGCGTGACCAGGAAATTGTCGATCGGTCCGGCAGGCGTGCGCAGCTCGCGGCAGATGGAAACGGCGCCGGCGAAAGTGGGGTCGATCTCCTCGATCGGCAGGACGGTGGGGTGCTCATGCACCAGCCGCTGAATGTCGGCCTCGGCAACGGCGCCGTCGCCGGCCTGCATCGCCAGCGGCGAGAGTTTCAGCGGGGCGATGCTGCTGTCACTGCCTAAAAGGAGAGGGGTGGCATGCTGGCGAGACACGAATCATTCCTTTTGACGGGGCGCCCACCAGTATGGGCGGCAATGGCGTACCTGTCGCGACCATCGGTTGCCGCTTCGCCGTCTTGAAATCATCGTCAATCGACGATAAACGATGGCGATGACCGACGCCGCCGCGCTTTCCGATGCCGACGAGATGCTGGCGCTGCGCCTGCGGGCGCTGGCGCATCCGGCGCGGCTGGCGATTCTCCGCGCGCTGGCGCAGACCGGGCGCTGCCAGTGCGGCGAAATCGTGCGCGGCCTCACCCTGGCGCAGTCCACCGTCTCCCAGCATCTCAAGGTGCTGAAGGAGGCGGGGCTGATCACCGGCACTATTGACGGGCCGCGCTCCTGCTACTGCCTCGACCGCGTGACGGTGACGGCGCTGGCGGGCGAGGTGGTGCCGCTGCTGGCCCTGCTGGCGGCGACTCCGCCCGAGCCGGGCGAGGCCGGCAACCCTGATCCGCGCGAGGGCGCCCTGGCCTGAGCGCGCTTCGTCACCATCTGGACGACGACTGACCCGCACCGGGCCGCCGCCGCCCGCGCTTGAGAAGAACGGAAATCCGCATGTCCGCAGTTCAGGGCGCTCCCGCTGCCGCCCGCCCGTCCAAAGCGTCCGAGATCAACCCGCGCGGCAGCCTGCTGATCGCGCTAAAGGGGCTGTGGCCCTATCTCTGGCCCGCCGACCGGGCCGATCTGCGCGCCCGCGTCGTCTGGGGCCTCTTGCTGCTGGTGCTGGCCAAGATCGCCACCCTGTCCACGCCCTTCTTCTTCAAATGGGCGACGGACGCGGTGGCGGAGGGCGAGGGTGCGCGCATCTCCACCGACACCATCGCCTGGCTGGTCGCCGGCCCGCTGATGCTCACGCTCGCCTATGGCCTCTCGCGCATCGTCATGGCGGGGCTGACCCAGTGGCGCGACGGGCTGTTCGCCAAGGTGGCGATCCATGCCGTGCGGCGCCTCGCGCTGGAGACCTTCCAGCACATGCACGCGCTGTCCCTGCGCTTTCATCTCGAGCGCAAGACCGGCGGGCTGACGCGGGTGCTGGAGCGTTCGCGCGAGGGCATCGAGACCATTGTGCGCATGCTGGTGCTGCATCTCGGCCCCACCATCCTCGAATTCGCCATGGTGATCGGCGTGCTGTTCTGGCAGTTCGACTGGCGCTATGTCGCCGCCACGCTTGGCATGATCGTCGGCTATACCGTCTTCACCTTCGTGATGACGGAGTACCGCATGGGCATCCGCGCGGCGATGAACGAGAGCGACACTGAGGCGAACGCCAAGGCGGTCGACAGCCTGCTCAATTACGAGACGGTGAAGTATTTCGGCGCCGAGAAGTGGGAATCCGAGCGCTATGACCGCTCCATGGCCCGCTATGAGCGCGCCACCGTCACCACCCACACCTCGCTGGCCTGGCTGAATGCCGGGCAGGCGGCGATCTTCACCCTCGGCCTTACCGCCGTGATGGTGCTGTGCGTGATGGACATCCGCGCCGGGCGGCAGTCGGTCGGCTCCTTCGTCATGGTCAATGCCATGATGATCCAGCTCTATCAGCCGCTGAACTTCCTCGGCATGATCTATCGCGAGATCAAGCAGTCGCTGATCGACATCGAGGCGATGTTCGCCATTCTCGCCCGCTCGCCGGAAATCCGCGACCGTGCCGGCGCGCCGAAGCTGGCGTTGGCGGGCGGGGCAGTGCGGTTCGAGGAGGTGCGCTTCTCCTACGATCCCGACCGCGAAATCCTGAAAGGGGTCAGCTTCGAGGTGCCGGCGGGGCGCACCGTGGCGATCGTCGGGCCTTCGGGCGCGGGCAAGTCGACCATTTCGCGGCTTCTGTACCGCTTCTACGACGTGAATGCCGGGCGCATCCTGATCGACGGGCAGGACATTCGCGAAGTGTCGCAGGCGAGCCTGCGCGCCGCCATCGGCATGGTGCCGCAGGACACGGTGCTGTTCAACGACACGCTCGGCTACAATATCCGCTACGGCCGCGCCGGCGCTTCCGACGAGGAGGTGGTGCGGGCGGCGGAACTGGCGCAGATCGACGGTTTCGTCCGCCGCACGCCCAAGGGCTATGCGACGGAAGTCGGGGAGCGCGGGCTCAAGCTCTCCGGCGGCGAGAAGCAGCGCGTCGCCATCGCCCGCACCATCCTCAAGGACCCGCCGATTCTCATTCTCGACGAGGCGACCTCGGCGCTCGACAGTCACACCGAGCGCGAGATCCAGGACGCGCTGGAGCGCGTCTCGCGCGGGCGCACCACGCTCGTCATCGCGCACCGGCTCTCCACCGTGGTCGGAGCGGACGAGATCATCGTGCTGGAGCATGGCCGCATCGCCGAGCGCGGCACCCATGGCGAACTGATGGACCGCGGCGGGCTCTACCATTCCATGTGGGAGCGCCAGCGCGAGGCCGAGCGCGCCCGCGAGACGCTGAAAGAGGCCGAGGGGGAGGACGAGAACGAGCCGGACGCGGCGCTGGTCTGAGCCTGGGCGCGGGCGGGCGGGTGCCGATGCGGAACCATGTCGCGCATCCGGCATTTGACGGCTGGGCCGGCTGGCCCTACCTCTCGCCGCAGAACCCGGCGCAGGCCCCAGGGGCGCCGGGCAGAAAGGCCAATTGATGTCCGTCCTCGATTCGATCCGCAGCGGTCTCGCCCCCGTCCACCGCGAGGGCTATCCCTTCATCCTGATCGGCGCCGCCGTGGCGTTGCTGTTCCTGTGGCTGTTTCCGCCGCTGGGCTGGATCTGCGTGCTGATCACGGCCTGGATCTGCTATTTCTTCCGCGATCCCGAGCGGGTGACGCCGGTGCGCGAGGGGCTGGTCGTCTCCCCCGCCGATGGCCGCGTCTGCCTGGTCGGCCCCGCCGTGCCGCCGGCCGAACTCGGCCTCGGCGACCTGCCGCTGCCGCGCGTGTGCATTTTCATGAATGTGTTCGATGTGCATGTGAACCGCGCGCCGCTGGCGGGGCGCATCACCCGCATCGCCTATCGGCCGGGCAAGTTCCTCAACGCCGATCTCGACAAGGCGAGCGAGGATAATGAGCGCAGCGGCATGGTGCTCGACACCGCCATCGGGCCGGTGGGCGTCGTTCAGATCGCCGGGCTGGTGGCGCGCCGCATCGTCAGCTTCGTGCGCGAGGGCGACCTGCTGGCGCCTGGCGAGCGCTTCGGGCTGATCCGGTTCGGTTCGCGCGTCGATGTCTATCTCCCGCTCGGCACCCGCCCGCTGGTCGCCGAAGGCCAGCGCGCCATCGCCGGCGAAACCGTGCTGGCGGATCGCGCGGCGCTGGGCGCCGAGCCGACCTTCCGCGTCGACTGAGTTCCCTCAAGAAGCGAGCGTGCGATGGCCGATCCTTTTGCGCCTTTTGAGCCGAATGCCCCCGAGCCGCCGCGCCGCCGCTTCCAGGCGGTGCCGCTGCGCGTGCTGCTGCCCAATCTGGTGACGCTGCTGGCGCTGTGCGCCGGCCTCACCGGCATCCGCATGGCGATCGAGGGGCGGCTGGAACTGGCGCTCGGGGCCATCGTGCTCGCGGCGGTACTCGACGGCCTCGACGGAAGGCTGGCGCGCATGCTGCAGGGCACGTCGCGCTTCGGGGCGGAACTGGACAGTCTGTCCGATTTCGTCTGCTTCGGCGTGGCGCCGGGGCTGGTGCTTTATATGTGGGGGCTGGAAACGCTGGGCTCGGTCGGCTGGATCGCCGCGCTGGCCTTCGCCATCTGCGCCGCGCTGCGCCTCGCCCGCTTCAACGTGATGCTGGAAGACCCGAACAAGCCGGCCTTCGCCAGCGATTTCTTCACCGGCATACCCGCGCCGGCCGGGGCGATCTGCGTGCTGCTGCCGGTCTATCTGGAACTCATCGGCCTGCCGCGCCTTGTCGCCTCGCCGGCGGTGGCGGCGTTCTACTGTCTGGCGATGGCGCTGCTCATGGTCTCCAAGCTGCCGGCCTATTCCGGCAAGCGGCTGGGCGCGCGCATTCCCCGCGACAAGGTGCTGCCGCTGTTCGTCTGCGTGGTGCTGTTCGTCGCGGTGCTGGTGACCTGGCCCTGGGCGGTGCTCTCGGTGATCTGCGTCGCCTATCTCGCGGCGCTGCCCTTCTCGGTCATGCGCTACAACAAGCTGGCGCGCGAGCATGAGCAGCACCGGGCCCATGAAAACGCCGGCGCGCTCCATTCTGCCCCACTGGCGGGCGGGGCGCATGAGGACCGGCCGGGTCCGCTGAACTAGATGATTGAGCGCCCGCCGCTCAGCGGGCGCGGGCCTTCATCGCCTCAACCCGGGCCGACAGCGGCACGGCGGGAAAGGCCTGCCGCAGCAGGCGCAGCGCTTCGGCGTCCGAGTCGGGGCGGGCGAGGTCGAGATGCTGGGCCATCATCTGGGCCGCGCTTGCGGCATCGGGGCGACCAAAGGCGATGCGGGGCTCGGCCGCGCGGAGCGGGGCGGGGGCCGGAGCCGTCACTGTCACGCGCGCTGACTGCAGCATCACAACTTCCTCCGATCGCCGTCACGAATCAATCGGCTTTGCTCATGCTTAAGATGAGCGCGCCGAACGCCAAACGCACGAACTAAATCCGCGTTCCCGGTGATGTGAGCGGGAGTGCGCTCACGCTCTCACAGCGTGAGCCTGCCCGCCATACGAGACAGTACGAAGACGCGCGCCAGCTTATCCCCGCCTTGCGACCGGGCTTTCCGGAGTGAACGTCGATGGAAGACGGTGAGCGGAGGCGCCGTTTCGGGGCGCGGGCGGTCAACTGCGCGAGAGCGTGACCTTGGCGCCGTCGCCGGTGGCGACGCCGTCATACTGGCCCGCGCCGGCAGGCTGCAGCCGGGCGGTGACCTTGCCGACATGGTTCTGCAGCACGATCTCGTTGCCCCAGACGTCCCAGCCCTTGGTCATGAAGATGTCGTTGGGGCAGTCGACATCGGCGGTGGCGGCGAAGCCGGACATGCCGCGATCGGTGGAGAGGGTAACCTTGCAGCTCTTCTGGCCGTTGTCCCAGCCATAGTTCCAGGTGCCCGCGAGCTGGGTGCGGGCGGCGCCCGGCTCGGCATAGGCGACGCCGCCCGGCGCGGTGGCCGCCGGCGGCGCGGCGAGGGCGACGGGCGTGGCCGAGCCCTGGTTCGTCGGGGTGACGGCGGCGGCTGCGGTGGCGGCGGAGGCGCCATAGGTGGCGGAGACGGGGGCCGCCACCGGGGAGCTTTCAACCGAGCCTGACGGCGCCGGGGTGATCTGGCTGGTTTCGACGGGACTGGACGCCTTGTCGCCGAACCCGTCGAGCACGGTGCTGCAGCCGCCGAGAAGCAGGGCGGTTGCGGACGTGAGGACGAGGGCGGTGCACTTCATCAAGTCGTACTCCCCACCCGGCCGAGCGCGCCGGGCGTTTCCTGCAAACCTACACCGGGCAGGGCCATGCGCGACATGCGCATTTTCCCTGCGGCCGACCCCGCCTCCGCGCGGAAACAGGGTGGCCCTGTTTCGGTGGGGAAGATGGCATCAGCGTGACCCTAACGCCGTGCAGCAGGGGCAGGGGCACCGCAGGCCGACATTTGGCGCGGTTATGCTCAAGGAAGGCTTAACGCCGCCGCGGGTCCTCCCATGGCAGCGGCCGGCCGCGCCTCGGCAGCGTTCAGTTTTGCCGCGAACTGGTTTAAGTGCGTTGCAGCGAAAAGGAGCTGCGCCATGTATCAGATGCTGGATCCCGCCACCCTGCGTGTCCTTGTCACCGGAGCCACCTCCGGCATCGGCGCCGCCACCGCCCGGCGCTTCGCGCTGGCGGGCGCCCATGTCGTCGGTACCGGCCGCCGCGCCGACCGGCTGATCGCCCTGCGCGACGAACTCGGCAGCCATTTCCACCCGCTGGAGGTGGATGTGCGTGACAATGAAGCCCTCGTCGACGCGCTGGCGGCGGTGCCGGAGGCCTTTGCCCGGTTCAATGTCGTGTTCGCCAATGCCGGGCTCGCCTTGGGACTGGAGCCGGCCCATGCCGCCAGCCTGAAGGACTGGGACGACATGGTGGAAACCAACATCAAGGGCCTGCTTTACACCGTCCGCGCCACCCTGCCCGCCATGGTGGAGGCGAAGGAGGGGCATGTGCTGTTCACCGGCTCGGTGGCCGGCGACTACCCCTATCCCGGCGGCAATGCCTATGGCGCCAGCAAGGCCTTCGTGAAGCAGTTCGCGCTCAACCTGATTTCCGATGTCGCCGGTACCGGCGTGCGCGTCACCAATATCGAGCCGGGCATGGTGGAGACCGAGTTCTCGCTGGTGCGCTTCCATGGCGATGCCGCGAAGTCGGAGAATGTCTATGCCGGCACCGAGGCAATGACGGCCGAGGATATCGCGGAACAGGTGTTCTTCGCCGCGACACTGCCGCGCCGGGTCAACATCAACCGCATCCAGGCCTTCGCCACCTGCCAGAGCTTCGCCCCGTTCAAGGTCGCGCGCGGTTAAGCCCTTTAGAGAAGGACGGCGCCGCCCAAGGCGGCGCCGGCGACCACCGCCCAGGCCGGCACCTTCCACAGCACGAGCGCGAGATAAGCCAGCAGCGCCAGCGCGAAGGCGCGGCTGGAGGTGATGCCCGTGCTCACCACCGGGTCCCACAGCGCCGCGCCGAGCAGGCCGACCACGGCGGCATTGATGCCGGCGAGCGCGTCGCGTACCCGGCGATCCGTGGACAGCCGGGTCCAGAAGCGCAGCGCGCCATAGACCAGCAGCGCCGAGGGCAGGAACATCGCCACCAGCGCCAGGGCAGCGCCGGCCGCGCCATTGGGCGGCACCGGCATCATCGCGCCGAGATAGGCGGCGAAGGAGAACAGCGGGCCCGGCACCGCCTGCACCGCGCCATAGCCGGCGAGAAACACCTCCCGCGTCAGCCCGCCAGGATGCACCAGTTCGGCCTCGATCAGCGGCAGCACCACATGGCCGCCGCCGAACACCAGCGCGCCGGCGCGATACAGCGTGTCGAACAGGGAGACACCGGGATTGCCGGTCGCCTGCGCCAGCAGCGGCAGGCCCATGAGCAGCAGCGCGAACAGGGCGAAGGCGGCGAGCGAGGCGGTTCGCCCCGGCAGATGGTGCCGGGCGGGCTCGGCCATCGGCACGCCGTCGAGCCGCAGCAGGGCAAGGCCGACAAGAGCGCCGCCGGCGATGATGCCGATCTGGCCGAGGGCGCCGGGCACCAGCGCCGCGACGGCGGCGGCGAGGAGGGCGACGGTGCGGCGGGCCCGGTCCGGGCAGAGGTTCCTCGCCATGCCGAGCACGGCGTCGGCGACGATGGCCACGGCCGCGACCTTCAGCCCGGCGAGCCAGCCGCCGCCGAGGCCGGCGGCATCGGCATGCG is a genomic window of Ancylobacter sp. IITR112 containing:
- a CDS encoding ABC transporter ATP-binding protein/permease encodes the protein MSAVQGAPAAARPSKASEINPRGSLLIALKGLWPYLWPADRADLRARVVWGLLLLVLAKIATLSTPFFFKWATDAVAEGEGARISTDTIAWLVAGPLMLTLAYGLSRIVMAGLTQWRDGLFAKVAIHAVRRLALETFQHMHALSLRFHLERKTGGLTRVLERSREGIETIVRMLVLHLGPTILEFAMVIGVLFWQFDWRYVAATLGMIVGYTVFTFVMTEYRMGIRAAMNESDTEANAKAVDSLLNYETVKYFGAEKWESERYDRSMARYERATVTTHTSLAWLNAGQAAIFTLGLTAVMVLCVMDIRAGRQSVGSFVMVNAMMIQLYQPLNFLGMIYREIKQSLIDIEAMFAILARSPEIRDRAGAPKLALAGGAVRFEEVRFSYDPDREILKGVSFEVPAGRTVAIVGPSGAGKSTISRLLYRFYDVNAGRILIDGQDIREVSQASLRAAIGMVPQDTVLFNDTLGYNIRYGRAGASDEEVVRAAELAQIDGFVRRTPKGYATEVGERGLKLSGGEKQRVAIARTILKDPPILILDEATSALDSHTEREIQDALERVSRGRTTLVIAHRLSTVVGADEIIVLEHGRIAERGTHGELMDRGGLYHSMWERQREAERARETLKEAEGEDENEPDAALV
- the pssA gene encoding CDP-diacylglycerol--serine O-phosphatidyltransferase, whose protein sequence is MADPFAPFEPNAPEPPRRRFQAVPLRVLLPNLVTLLALCAGLTGIRMAIEGRLELALGAIVLAAVLDGLDGRLARMLQGTSRFGAELDSLSDFVCFGVAPGLVLYMWGLETLGSVGWIAALAFAICAALRLARFNVMLEDPNKPAFASDFFTGIPAPAGAICVLLPVYLELIGLPRLVASPAVAAFYCLAMALLMVSKLPAYSGKRLGARIPRDKVLPLFVCVVLFVAVLVTWPWAVLSVICVAYLAALPFSVMRYNKLAREHEQHRAHENAGALHSAPLAGGAHEDRPGPLN
- a CDS encoding phosphatidylserine decarboxylase, giving the protein MSVLDSIRSGLAPVHREGYPFILIGAAVALLFLWLFPPLGWICVLITAWICYFFRDPERVTPVREGLVVSPADGRVCLVGPAVPPAELGLGDLPLPRVCIFMNVFDVHVNRAPLAGRITRIAYRPGKFLNADLDKASEDNERSGMVLDTAIGPVGVVQIAGLVARRIVSFVREGDLLAPGERFGLIRFGSRVDVYLPLGTRPLVAEGQRAIAGETVLADRAALGAEPTFRVD
- a CDS encoding SDR family NAD(P)-dependent oxidoreductase translates to MYQMLDPATLRVLVTGATSGIGAATARRFALAGAHVVGTGRRADRLIALRDELGSHFHPLEVDVRDNEALVDALAAVPEAFARFNVVFANAGLALGLEPAHAASLKDWDDMVETNIKGLLYTVRATLPAMVEAKEGHVLFTGSVAGDYPYPGGNAYGASKAFVKQFALNLISDVAGTGVRVTNIEPGMVETEFSLVRFHGDAAKSENVYAGTEAMTAEDIAEQVFFAATLPRRVNINRIQAFATCQSFAPFKVARG
- the chrA gene encoding chromate efflux transporter, with product MSDASASARPAREGTPGEVFLAFLRLGLTSFGGPVAHLGFFREDLVKRRGWLSEESYASLVALCQFLPGPASSQVGMAIGLMRAGPVGMAAAWAAFTLPSALLMLAFAYGVTHADAAGLGGGWLAGLKVAAVAIVADAVLGMARNLCPDRARRTVALLAAAVAALVPGALGQIGIIAGGALVGLALLRLDGVPMAEPARHHLPGRTASLAAFALFALLLMGLPLLAQATGNPGVSLFDTLYRAGALVFGGGHVVLPLIEAELVHPGGLTREVFLAGYGAVQAVPGPLFSFAAYLGAMMPVPPNGAAGAALALVAMFLPSALLVYGALRFWTRLSTDRRVRDALAGINAAVVGLLGAALWDPVVSTGITSSRAFALALLAYLALVLWKVPAWAVVAGAALGGAVLL
- a CDS encoding protease inhibitor Inh/omp19 family protein; the protein is MKCTALVLTSATALLLGGCSTVLDGFGDKASSPVETSQITPAPSGSVESSPVAAPVSATYGASAATAAAAVTPTNQGSATPVALAAPPAATAPGGVAYAEPGAARTQLAGTWNYGWDNGQKSCKVTLSTDRGMSGFAATADVDCPNDIFMTKGWDVWGNEIVLQNHVGKVTARLQPAGAGQYDGVATGDGAKVTLSRS
- a CDS encoding ArsR/SmtB family transcription factor — its product is MAMTDAAALSDADEMLALRLRALAHPARLAILRALAQTGRCQCGEIVRGLTLAQSTVSQHLKVLKEAGLITGTIDGPRSCYCLDRVTVTALAGEVVPLLALLAATPPEPGEAGNPDPREGALA
- a CDS encoding transferase; its protein translation is MLQSARVTVTAPAPAPLRAAEPRIAFGRPDAASAAQMMAQHLDLARPDSDAEALRLLRQAFPAVPLSARVEAMKARAR